The following proteins are encoded in a genomic region of Oncorhynchus keta strain PuntledgeMale-10-30-2019 chromosome 35, Oket_V2, whole genome shotgun sequence:
- the LOC118369262 gene encoding monocarboxylate transporter 10-like, translating to MVCGPLSGKLTVRYGAREISILGSLIIMISTVCSSYAPNLGTLFFTHGFLTGVGSSFAFTPGMIMVSQYFTTKRSLATGIVMSGGAAGALVQTRLHLFLIDILGWRQSLRVFSGLMIICVITGFTYLPLNPKGYTRSVVDNLKNSPLKKFVVDLGLWKDKIFLIWVAANGLCKFGFFIPYVHLVKHAVQLGIPVHSATNIMLFLGLTSMISRIIFGRICDSERINRLYINQASVFGVGLLYMLIPVLHSYGSLVAFGLFLGIADAGNYILLPVLTFDLMGAEKMPVAWGFMLTVNAVSCLGPPFAGWVNDMTGSYNLGFVVAGALNVAACFVLALIPIAKRSTRQTCKSIMNVTIDRSTQEITQWADNLPPIAEEESPVSKYVNYFSTTTFRSPEITESRPEVYRGDDAETAGPAEVTRL from the exons ATGGTCTGTGGGCCCCTGTCTGGGAAGCTGACAGTCAGGTACGGAGCCAGAGAGATATCCATCCTAGGATCCCTCATCATCATGATCTCCACAGTGTGCTCGTCCTACGCACCCAATCTAGGAACACTGTTCTTCACACACGGCTTCCTCACTGGAGTGGGCTCCAGCTTTGCCTTCACCCCAG GTATGATCATGGTTAGCCAGTACTTCACCACCAAGCGTTCCCTGGCCACGGGGATAGTGATGtcagggggagcagcaggggcCCTGGTCCAGACTCGGCTCCATCTGTTCCTCATAGACATCCTGGGTTGGAGGCAGAGTCTCCGAGTCTTCTCAGGTCTCATGATTATTTGTGTCATCACCGGCTTCACCTACCTGCCACTCAACCCCAAAG GTTACACCAGAAGTGTGGTGGATAATTTGAAGAACTCTCCCTTGAAGAAGTTTGTTGTGGACCTTGGCCTGtggaaagacaaaatatttctGATATGGGTTGCAGCCAATGGACTGTGTAAATTTGGATTCTTCATTCCATATGTCCACTTG GTGAAGCATGCGGTTCAGCTGGGCATCCCCGTCCACAGTGCCACTAACATCATGCTGTTCCTAGGCTTGACTAGCATGATCAGCCGGATCATCTTCGGCAGGATCTGTGATTCAGAGAGAATCAACAGGCTCTACATCAACCAGGCCTCTGTCTTCGGTGTGG GTCTGCTGTACATGTTGATCCCAGTGCTCCATTCCTACGGCTCTCTGGTGGCCTTCGGCCTGTTCCTGGGGATCGCTGATGCTGGCAACTACATCCTGCTCCCTGTCCTGACCTTTGACCTGATGGGGGCCGAGAAGATGCCCGTGGCCTGGGGGTTCATGCTCACGGTCAACGCGGTCAGCTGCTTGGGGCCGCCCTTTGCTG GTTGGGTGAATGACATGACAGGAAGCTACAACTTGGGCTTTGTGGTTGCCGGGGCTTTGAACGTGGCAGCCTGTTTTGTCTTGGCCTTGATCCCCATAGCCAAGAGATCAACCAGACAGACATGCAAGAGCATCATGAACGTCACCATCGACCGCTCCACACAGGAAATCACACAGTGGGCCGACAACCTGCCTCCCATCGCTGAG GAGGAGTCACCAGTGTCCAAATATGTGAACTACTTCTCTACGACTACGTTCCGTAGTCCAGAGATTACTGAGAGTAGACCTGAGGTGTACAGAGGAGATGATGCCGAAACCGCAGGACCTGCTGAAGTCACCCGGCTATAG
- the LOC118368443 gene encoding kelch repeat and BTB domain-containing protein 11-like, which yields MNDRQRPGGGVHTVEADVIFHHPICSDLLSSPSDEDVCPLPRKQEGNTNAPDLGFILDDQGFCRQSTPVTKEYLLDGGTVIGNHHFDQPQGGGSYISNTDQLHITDLSHLANTSHIPKLDAGRDQNCTHGSNGIREDMNGARAKVPCSVGPSLYFKGEAREEAEGSLSLYRESIVGSQCHITNVTASPEQGTSAPDTYCITADNQPTIQELERLFSHSSATEYDTLYGQSELESSQGHRGSSGHGGISNTTPKEEPDLVIEVGGQKISVHKSVLAEKSDYFKARQSRDILKVKGLKYKTLTILIDYIYTSQMNVHKDNVVEVITGAKILQIPCALQAAMDTISEQVTAENCYEILTIAKKQRLNELKETAYRFMSDNFLQILRDQTVYGHLTGSERDLVLKKRMEGKRSLMVAEINDVFDRVGSRPQSRCNSRPQSPLSAASFEENHMIYNFNEAANDWRPLTLMPEDINTKGCGICTMYNYLFVAGGIKGYGDKGKVSDKVFCYNPITNRWSEVRPLNQARSQLKLVSMEGNLYAIGGECLFTVEKYDPRTDRWTTVAPLPKGAFAVAHEATTCNGELYVSGGSLFYRLLKYDPKRDEWQECPYNNSRKKSTDMVALKSFIYRFDVNRDQGVNVFKYNTIVKMWHDCVSQRQGTPLPFRCAVIGNCIYCVNKTQILQFVVEEDGSYFVEEPLRPPLEAKGLLFPFILSLPDKTHVI from the coding sequence atgaatgacagacagagaccggGAGGAGGAGTGCACACAGTGGAGGCAGACGTCATCTTCCACCATCCCATCTGCTcggacctcctctcctccccctcggATGAGGATGTCTGTCCCCTCCCACGGAAGCAGGAGGGGAACACCAATGCTCCAGACCTGGGATTCATATTGGACGACCAGGGATTCTGTCGACAGAGCACGCCAGTTACAAAGGAGTACTTGTTGGATGGTGGTACGGTGATTGGGAATCATCACTTTGACCAGCCACAGGGTGGTGGATCATACATCTCAAATACAGATCAGCTTCACATTACTGATCTCTCTCATCTAGCAAATACATCTCACATACCCAAGCTTGATGCTGGTAGAGACCAGAACTGTACTCATGGCAGTAACGGTATCCGTGAGGATATGAATGGGGCGAGGGCCAAAGTGCCCTGCAGTGTGGGTCCCTCGCTATACTTCAAGGGAGAGGCCAGAGAGGAAGCGGAAGGGTCTCTGTCCCTCTACAGAGAGAGCATAGTGGGGAGTCAGTGTCACATCACAAATGTCACCGCCTCCCCGGAGCAGGGGACCTCCGCGCCTGACACGTATTGTATCACCGCGGACAACCAGCCAACCATACAAGAGCTGGAGCGCTTGTTCAGCCACAGCTCTGCCACAGAATATGACACATTGTATGGACAGTCGGAGCTTGAGTCGAGCCAAGGACACAGGGGCAGTAGTGGCCATGGTGGGATCAGTAACACAACGCCTAAAGAGGAGCCGGATTTAGTGATTGAAGTCGGTGGCCAGAAAATCAGTGTTCATAAGTCTGTTCTGGCAGAGAAGAGTGACTATTTCAAGGCTCGTCAGTCGAGAGACATCCTGAAAGTGAAAGGGCTGAAGTACAAGACCCTGACCATCCTGATAGACTATATCTACACCTCTCAGATGAATGTGCACAAGGACAATGTGGTAGAGGTGATCACAGGAGCTAAGATCTTACAGATCCCATGTGCCCTCCAGGCTGCTATGGATACCATCTCCGAGCAGGTCACAGCAGAGAACTGCTACGAGATTCTAACTATCGCCAAGAAGCAACGACTCAACGAACTGAAGGAGACGGCCTATCGCTTCATGAGTGACAATTTCCTCCAGATCCTGCGGGACCAAACGGTGTATGGACATCTGACTGGGTCGGAGAGGGATCTGGTCCTGAAGAAGAGAATGGAGGGGAAAAGGTCCCTGATGGTCGCTGAGATCAACGATGTGTTCGACCGCGTCGGGAGCCGACCTCAGAGTCGCTGTAACAGTCGACCGCAGAGCCCTCTGTCCGCGGCATCCTTCGAGGAGAACCACATGATTTACAACTTCAACGAGGCAGCCAATGACTGGAGACCTCTGACTCTGATGCCGGAGGACATTAACACTAAGGGCTGTGGGATCTGCACCATGTACAACTACCTGTTTGTGGCCGGTGGGATAAAGGGATATGGGGATAAGGGCAAGGTCTCAGACAAGGTGTTCTGTTACAACCCCATCACTAACCGCTGGAGCGAGGTTCGGCCGCTCAACCAGGCGCGGTCGCAGCTCAAGCTAGTGTCTATGGAAGGTAACCTGTACGCCATAGGAGGGGAGTGTTTGTTCACAGTGGAAAAGTATGATCCTCGGACTGACAGATGGACCACAGTGGCTCCCTTACCCAAAGGGGCGTTCGCTGTGGCCCATGAAGCCACCACCTGTAACGGAGAGCTCTACGTCTCTGGCGGGTCTCTGTTCTACCGTCTCCTAAAATACGACCCCAAGAGGGACGAGTGGCAGGAGTGCCCCTACAACAACAGCAGGAAGAAGTCAACCGACATGGTGGCCCTGAAAAGCTTCATCTACAGGTTTGACGTGAACCGCGACCAGGGGGTCAATGTGTTCAAGTACAACACTATAGTGAAAATGTGGCACGACTGTGTATCACAGCGACAGGGCACCCCTTTGCCGTTCCGGTGTGCCGTCATTGGGAATTGCATCTATTGTGTGAACAAGACTCAGATTCTGCAGTTCGTAGTGGAGGAGGACGGCTCTTACTTTGTAGAGGAACCTCTGAGGCCACCACTGGAAGCTAAGGGCCTACTGTTCCCTTTCATCCTCAGTCTGCCTGACAAGACTCATGTGATATGA